A window of the Hevea brasiliensis isolate MT/VB/25A 57/8 chromosome 6, ASM3005281v1, whole genome shotgun sequence genome harbors these coding sequences:
- the LOC131180988 gene encoding rust resistance kinase Lr10-like — protein sequence MKYFSLETSVSVFGLFVLVLGELGQALPCCPKSSCGSGPDIRFPFRLKDRQPEPCGYPGFDLSCTERNETLLELPDSVKLYIQDIDYVSQIINVSDPDECFVRQALNINFSASPFLFESSEQYLTDYTLFNCSSPKEHIYGKVPCLGVPGYEVYKIYGHQRISDFDLTSCTKMYNILSFPNFRYGIDSGSIIQLTWPKPACGLCEARGGTCELKSDRTESCNMSHQTRRNRGSSTKLIIAGATSVGSFILAVAFIALYRLYRADRKEKENQAKIEKFLEDYKALTPTRYSYADLKRITNQFKDKLGQGAYGEVFKGKLSSEILVAVKILNNSTGNGEEFINEVGTMGRIHHVNVVRLVGFCAEGFHRALVYEFLPNESLEKFIFSNHGHHRSLGWEKLQDIALGIAKGIEYLHQGCDQRILHFDIKPHNILLDDNFIPKISDFGLAKLCSKDHSVVSMTTARGTMGYIAPEVFSRNFGNVSCKSDVYSFGMLLLEMVGGRKNTHVNVENNSDQVFFPEWIYDQLDRGEDMRIRIEEEGDAKIAKKLTIVGLWCIQWFPIDRPSMTMVVQMLEGEGDDLAMPPNPFNSTGMPAGRRLHQDQLPVISEIE from the exons ATGAAATATTTTTCTTTGGAAACGAGTGTTTCTGTCTTCGGCTTGTTCGTTTTGGTCCTTGGAGAACTTGGGCAAGCCCTTCCCTGCTGTCCAAAATCAAGCTGTGGGTCTGGCCCGGACATCCGATTCCCGTTCCGGCTCAAAGATCGGCAACCAGAGCCCTGTGGATATCCTGGGTTTGATTTGTCATGCACAGAGAGGAACGAGACATTACTTGAGCTACCAGATTCCGTGAAACTATACATACAAGATATTGATTATGTATCTCAAATTATTAATGTGTCTGATCCTGATGAGTGCTTTGTGAGACAGGCTTTAAACATCAACTTTTCTGCTTCTCCTTTCCTATTTGAATCATCAGAACAGTACCTGACCGATTATACCTTATTCAATTGTTCTTCACCAAAGGAACATATATATGGCAAAGTCCCTTGCCTCGGCGTTCCAGGCTATGAAGTTTACAAGATTTATGGTCACCAACGCATCAGTGATTTTGACCTGACATCTTGTACCAAGATGTATAACATTCTATCATTTCCCAACTTTAGATATGGGATTGACTCAGGAAGTATTATTCAATTGACATGGCCCAAACCAGCATGTGGATTGTGTGAAGCTCGCGGAGGAACGTGTGAATTGAAGAGTGATCGCACTGAATCGTGCAACATGAGTCATCAGACCCGAAGAAACAGAG GTTCCTCAACCAAGTTAATAATTGCAGGAGCAACGTCCGTCGGTTCGTTTATTCTGGCAGTAGCCTTCATTGCACTTTATCGTCTCTACCGTGCTgacagaaaagaaaaggaaaatcaaGCAAAGATTGAGAAATTTTTGGAAGACTACAAAGCTCTCACGCCCACAAGATACTCGTACGCTGATCTAAAGAGGATTACAAATCAATTTAAGGACAAGTTGGGCCAAGGAGCATATGGAGAAGTGTTCAAGGGAAAGCTTTCTAGCGAGATCCTTGTGGCTGTGAAGATTCTCAACAATTCCACAGGAAATGGGGAAGAGTTCATCAATGAAGTTGGAACAATGGGAAGAATCCACCATGTGAATGTAGTTCGCTTGGTTGGTTTTTGTGCCGAGGGATTCCATAGAGCTTTGGTTTATGAATTCTTACCAAATGAATCATTGGAGAAATTCATATTTTCAAATCATGGTCACCATCGTTCTCTTGGTTGGGAGAAGCTACAAGATATTGCTCTTGGAATAGCTAAGGGAATAGAGTATCTTCATCAAGGTTGTGATCAGCGAATCCTACATTTTGATATCAAACCTCATAATATTCTTCTTGATGATAACTTCATTCCAAAAATTTCTGATTTTGGTCTCGCAAAATTATGCTCCAAGGATCATAGTGTTGTATCCATGACGACAGCTAGAGGGACCATGGGCTATATAGCACCTGAAGTGTTCTCTAGGAACTTTGGCAATGTGTCCTGTAAATCCGACGTATATAGTTTTGGAATGTTGTTGCTGGAAATGGTTGGAGGAAGGAAGAACACCCATGTTAACGTAGAAAACAATAGTGACCAAGTATTCTTTCCTGAATGGATATATGATCAATTGGATAGAGGAGAAGATATGAGAATCAGAATTGAGGAAGAAGGTGATGCTAAAATAGCCAAGAAACTCACCATTGTTGGATTATGGTGCATTCAGTGGTTCCCAATAGACCGCCCCTCCATGACAATGGTTGTTCAAATGttggaaggagaaggagatgattTAGCAATGCCTCCTAATCCTTTCAACTCTACAGGCATGCCTGCTGGGAGACGTCTTCACCAAGATCAGTTACCAGTCATCTCTGAAATAGAGTGA
- the LOC110657265 gene encoding rust resistance kinase Lr10, with protein sequence MKYFSLETSVSIFCLFVLVLGELGQALPCCPKSSCGSGPDIRFPFRLKDRQPELCGYPGFDLSCTERNETLLELPDSVKLYIQDIDYVSQIINVSDPDDCFVRQASNIDFSASPFIFESSDQYLSDYTLFNCSSPKIDIHDKVPCLGVPGYEVNAIPGHQRISDDDLTSCTKMYNILSFPNYIFGIDSGSIIQLTWSKSACGLCEARGGTCELKSDRTESCNMSHQSRRNRGSSTKLIIAGATSVGSFILVAAFIALYHLYHADRKEKENQANIEKFLEEYKALTPTRYSYADLKRITNQFKDKLGQGAYGEVFKGKLSSEIPVAVKILNNCTGNGEEFIKEVGTLGRIHHLNVVRLVGFCAEGFHRAFVYEFLPNESLEKFIFSNHGQHRSLDWEKLQDIALGIAKGIEYLHQGCDQRILHFDIKPYNILLDDNFIPKISDFGLAKLCSKDHSFVSMTTARGTMGYMAPEVFSRNFGNVSYKSHVYSFGMLLLEMVGGRKNTHVNVENNSDQVFFPEWIYDQLDRGEDMRIRIEEEGDAKIAKKLTIVGLWCIQWFPIDRPSLTMVVQMLEGEVDDLAMPPNPFNSTRMPAGRHLHQDQLPVISEIE encoded by the exons ATGAAATATTTTTCTTTGGAAACGAGTGTTTCTATCTTCTGCTTGTTCGTTTTGGTCCTTGGAGAACTTGGGCAAGCCCTTCCCTGCTGTCCAAAATCAAGCTGTGGGTCTGGCCCGGACATCCGATTCCCGTTCCGGCTCAAAGATCGGCAACCAGAGCTCTGTGGATATCCTGGGTTTGATTTGTCATGCACAGAGAGGAACGAGACATTACTTGAGCTACCAGATTCCGTGAAACTATACATACAAGATATTGATTATGTATCTCAAATTATTAATGTGTCTGATCCTGATGATTGCTTTGTGAGACAGGCTTCAAACATCGACTTTTCTGCTTCTcctttcatatttgaatcatcaGATCAGTACCTGAGCGATTATACCTTATTCAATTGTTCTTCACCAAAGATAGATATACATGACAAAGTCCCTTGCCTTGGCGTTCCAGGCTATGAAGTTAACGCGATTCCTGGTCACCAACGCATCAGTGACGATGACCTGACATCTTGCACCAAGATGTATAACATTCTATCATTTCCCAACTATATATTTGGGATTGACTCAGGAAGTATTATTCAATTGACATGGTCCAAATCAGCATGTGGATTGTGTGAAGCTCGCGGAGGAACGTGTGAATTGAAGAGTGATCGCACTGAATCGTGCAACATGAGTCATCAGAGCCGAAGAAACAGAG GTTCCTCAACCAAGTTAATAATTGCAGGAGCAACGTCCGTGGGTTCATTTATTCTGGTAGCAGCCTTCATTGCACTTTATCATCTCTACCATGCTGACAGAAAAGAAAAGGAGAATCAAGCAAACATTGAGAAATTTTTGGAAGAATACAAAGCTCTCACCCCCACAAGATACTCGTACGCTGATCTAAAGAGGATTACAAATCAATTTAAGGACAAGTTGGGCCAAGGAGCATATGGAGAAGTGTTCAAGGGGAAGCTTTCTAGCGAGATCCCTGTGGCTGTGAAGATTCTCAACAATTGCACAGGAAATGGGGAAGAGTTCATCAAAGAAGTTGGAACACTGGGAAGAATCCACCATTTGAATGTAGTTCGCTTGGTTGGTTTTTGTGCCGAGGGATTCCATAGAGCATTTGTTTATGAATTCTTACCAAATGAATCATTGGAGAAATTCATATTTTCAAATCATGGTCAGCATCGTTCTCTTGATTGGGAGAAGCTACAAGATATTGCCCTTGGAATAGCTAAAGGAATAGAGTATCTTCATCAAGGTTGTGATCAGCGAATCCTACATTTTGATATCAAACCTTATAATATTCTTCTTGATGATAACTTCATTCCAAAAATTTCTGATTTTGGTCTCGCAAAATTATGCTCCAAGGATCATAGTTTTGTATCCATGACTACAGCTAGAGGGACCATGGGCTATATGGCACCTGAAGTGTTCTCAAGGAACTTTGGCAATGTGTCCTATAAATCCCACGTATATAGTTTTGGAATGTTGTTGCTGGAAATGGTTGGAGGAAGGAAGAACACCCATGTTAACGTGGAAAACAATAGTGACCAAGTATTCTTTCCTGAATGGATATATGATCAATTGGATAGAGGAGAAGATATGAGAATCAGAATTGAGGAAGAAGGTGATGCTAAAATAGCCAAGAAACTCACCATTGTTGGATTATGGTGCATTCAGTGGTTCCCAATAGACCGTCCCTCCTTGACAATGGTTGTTCAAATGTTGGAAGGAGAAGTAGATGATTTAGCAATGCCTCCTAATCCTTTCAACTCTACACGCATGCCTGCTGGGAGACATCTTCACCAAGATCAGTTACCAGTCATCTCTGAAATAGAGTGA